CGTATCTCcttatattttagtttctatatcttcaattatttcatttttgattctctacttttaatttcttttaaagtcTATTACTTTTCTACAAAATTTAGTGTTTGTTgtataaagtttgaaaaaaaattatgagttcaaatttttagaaaaaataaatactccTAATCACAGTCGTAGTTGAGTTTATTCCTAGTCGAAGTCTTCGTATTTTCAACCATGTTTAgttatttatgttaattttgtttgaagttGCACCAACTTATAAACACTTAcagtaaaacttaaaattttaaaagtaaaaatttaacattttaaaatttatggacaacttaaaaaatgacaattgACTAATTCATTTATGTcagttaataaaatatcagCTCTGGCACTCCTAAGGAACCGTGTCTTGTGGACATAATTTATGTCACTCCCCTCTATTtgcattaattaaaaaggtaGACCTGTGAAGTTGTTTAATTACAGTTCATCCCCcaacaatttcatttatttaattggataataatattttgaaagacATTAGGGAATTAATACGGTCCTATCATTGTTGAATACGTTCTACTAATAATTtgcttttttaaattaaaaaaaaaaaaaaaaaaggcaccatgaatataattaatactgtttaaaaagaataatatttatttttatatatgttttgaaattataattacaaataaataaattatatgatttttaattgtttttctatatatattcttCCAAATCATTACTTCACGCTCCAGCGAGAAACTTCCTCtccttttcattattttttttaataattattttatttaaatatttatttgtgtaACATACATTATCCCGTTACGTTAAAGAAAAGCATCGATATCGAGGCGCAGAACTctctcaattttatatttctttttattttattttctaataaatatttgtgcCATTCGGACATTAGTTTCATTACAaccattttataaatattttataataacatcaaataattgaatatattcgtttaaaaaatcattaaaattatgggttttttttttttttttttaaatagctGTAGGGATTTAAACAATTattcaaaaccaaaataaattagagattagagtgaataaaaatatggaaattagattattattattattattattattattattattatataaatgattgaGGTTGTTGGAATGGGAGATGGGTGAATGATAATACTCAAAGGATCCTCAATTTTTCTTGAACTTAAAGTGATTAAGAGAGGCTTCTTCAAACGTCacaccatttatttttttgtgtttatattcaattatataaagtatatttattcttaaaatcaAGGCCAACACACAGAATAATTGGGCTTTAAACAGAAATCACAGGCCCATATAGCAAGCCCAGCCCAGGAGTAAACCAATACTTGGGCTTATTTATAAAGCCCAACTGAGCCCAAGAAATAGATACTCTCTGTccctttaattaaaattttagtttttttaataaggttttctcattataaataaataaatatataagcGAATTTATGTATTAATAACATTACCCAACATATTAAATAACATGTCTGAATAattatagttgattttttaaaaataatttcgttattattatttattaaacattttcctttttatttctttgtctTTAAAATTccaatgaataataataataataataataaatgtatttaaagTTTGTGGGGATCATGTTTGTGTTTGTCCAACCactaataaatttcaatcattaattcttcgaatttttaatttttatgataatgtACAAATTTCTTtgcaataaaaaatataatataatttgggaacaagattataattttaaaaatatggtaaaaaaaaagtgattatTAATTAGGATAAGAAAGCGACATTTACTTAGAGATTGAGGAATGTTTGTAATTATGAAAAGTCATAATGTCTGTTGAGTTATTTTTACTCAATTAATATTCATCattaatccttttttttctttaatttttctctctaaaattgCATGCTCCAATGCAAAATCATTTAACtaactttaatttaataataatttatatctCCACAAATACTTggtaattattatttgggcccataatctttttttttcctttcttttaattcattttcatataGTTGAATTAATAATGTTCATGTATCTTtaagtaattatttaatttctatttcaataaagtattttcttttatggtaCTTATGGCACCCACAttataatattcatattttaaagtagggtgaatttaaaattatatcataAAGGCATTTGATAAAAAAAGTAGAGATAATTTTGTAGCGATAATATTATCGGTAAAAACGtatacaatatatataaagtCGAGCTTGTAGCTTAAAGGATTAGAGCACATGACTACGAACAACAGTGTTGGAGGTTTGAATCTCTTCTCGTCCACAACCAATTAATAAGAGAGGGGCTTTTCTCTCTGGAGGTAGAAAAATCGTGATTACGATAGTAGtagttttatttgatttttatgtgGAGATTATCGTAGtagttttatttgatttttatgtgGAGATTTAGAAGGATAACTTTAGGTGAAGTTCGCAACTCGTCTTAACACATGCAATACAACTTGTTGCATACTAGAGCATTCTTTCATCCATCGACTTTATCTCCACTTAGTGTTCTTAATCCAATGCTCACAAGTTGatttagggagttgttagGAAGATTTTcgaaatgaggaaaatatgaATACTACTATCATTGAACGAGAGTAGCGTTAGcatcatttattaataatgtaGGGTCAAACTAcatagaaataattaattatacaagAGATATCTGAAACAAACCTAAGGAACAGGTATTCATAGACAACGTGAATACTACATTCTCTTTGTTCGTACTATGATTttgtcttaattttttttttaaaaaaagaatgctAACATAATACGTAATAAATGGAAGGGGCATCAATGGTCCGTTCATACAAGAGAAATCACTAACACAAACATAAGAAATAgagaatattttctctttgttcacgttggaatgttttgttaaaatatcttttagctATGATCTTAGACTCTacgtcatttttttaaaaaaagtatattaatacgacaaacaataaatgaaagaagtATTTATATTCTCGTGGTACCTCATGAACTTGGGGAGTCTTGAAACATAGGACCAGGGCATTGAAAGTTGGGCAGGAACAGtgttaaaaattgaattctcCGCGTAGGCAAACATGGGAAGAAGGTGTGATGGCTGAGACTACTTGAATGCGAAGCCTGTCCTTCCTTTTCATGCGCATGATGATAAATAGATAGCTTTAAACACAAACTTCGCCTTCAAAAAAGTTAAGCCCTTACTCCAAATGGGAATCTTCTAAAGGGATCTTTCTTTCTCATACTCAAAAGTTCGTATGTATTTCAATGAGTTGGTGctaataaattatgattttgaatatttgatcTGTCTTTTTGGGTGTAGGAGCAGTTGGGTCTTGGAAATGATGACAGTGCCCATTTCTTCTCCTCATTCAAAGGGGAGTTTGGGATTATCAGGATCGTTTTGAATAGAAATTCCCCGTTGTCCAAAACCCCAGATTTTTATTTGCATAACAAATGATGATCTGCACTCAGTCGAGAAAGAATCATTGAATTCCCACCAAGAAGTTCTGATAAATTCGCCAACCTCCTCATTTATGAACCCCAACCCTCTCTAACTCTGCCTTTTAAACTTCCttttccccttccccttcctcATTTACACTATCACAGTCTCTTTTTCTCATGGAAGCTCTGCTGAAATATCAATCAAATTTGCTGAACATTCGTCGCTTCCAGACAAGGTAAGCTCAGAGACCGTCCTTGAAACCTAGAGATTTTGGGTGTTGCTGCTTTcgctttgtttttttggccTCTGTAAAGGTGTGGGAAATGGACTGTGGCTTTTTAGAGGGTTTCAGAATCCAGGAAAGTTGCCGGAGATGGACCCGGGACCATTCACGAGAGATTCCCATGGTGGtttggaaaatttaaaaggggGTGGGATTTGAGATTCTGGGTTGGCTCTGTGTATCgatatttctcattttcaaggTTTTTTCCTGATGGGTTTTCGTTTGTTCGGCTCCATTTTAGTTCTTGCACTGTTCTTCAAACCTATGGCATGTCAACAACCTAATACAGATGGGTTTTATATCTCTGAGTTTTTGAAGAAGGTGGGTTTGAACTCTTCTCATGTCTATAATTTCTCGGCTCCTGTTTGTACATGGAAAGGGGTTTTCTGTGACAAAGATGTAAATGTTATCGAGTTCGTGGCTTCTGGTGTTGGCCTCTCCGGCGCTATTCCCGACAACACTGTCGGCAAACTCAGCAGACTTCAGAGTTTGGACCTTAGCAACAACAAAATCACTGGATTTCCTACGGATTTTTGGAGCTTAGGCCTACTCAAGAGGCTCAATCTCTCTTCCAACTTGATTTCTGGACCTCTTGGAGACAGCATTTGCAACTTTGGACAGCTTGAAAGTGTTGACATTTCCATCAACGAATTCTCTGGGAAAATACCAGAATCTATAAGCTCATTACTTAGTCTCCGAGTCCTGAAATTAGACCATAACAGGTTTGGTGGAAGCATCCCATCAGGAATTCTTAACTGTCGATCTCTGGTTTTCATGGACGTTTCGTGCAATCAGCTAAATGGGTCACTTCCTGATGGCTTTGGGGCTGCATTTCCCAAGCTTGAAAGCTTGAACCTTGCGGGAAATGGGATTCATGGCCGTGATTCAGATTTTTCTGGGCTCATAGCCTTGGCAGCTCTTAATTTGTCTGGAAACTTGTTTCAGGGTTCGATTATGGGCTTGTTCAAGGAGCAGTTGAAGGTGTTAGACGTCAGTAGAAATCAATTTCTTGGTCACATTTCTCAGGCACAGCTGAATTCTAGTTATAACTGGTCTCATTTGGTGTATCTAGACTTGTCTGAGAATCAGCTCAGTGGAGACATTTTCCATGTTTTGGAGCGCGCCCAAAATCTCAAGTACCTTAATCTTGCTTGTAATAGATTTAGCAGCCTGGAATTTCCACATGTTCAATTGCTTTCGAGTTTAGAATACCTTAATCTATCCAGATCCGGCCTTATCAATCACATTCCTCCTGAAATCTCAAATTTGAGTCATTTGAATACTCTTGACATCTCCCAGAATCATCTTACGGGGAGAATCCCGTCTTTGAGCGTCAAAAACCTCCAGATTCTTGATGTTTCACAGAATAATTTGAGTGGAGAGATCCCCCTATTGCTCTTAGAAAAACTTCCATGGATGGAGAGATTCAACTTTTCCTACAATAACTTAACCTTCTGTGATTCCAATATTTCCTTCAAAACCCTCCAAGCAGCCTTCCTTGGGTCAGCAAATAGCTGTCCCATTGCTGCAAATCCGAGTCTTTTCGTTAGAAAACCCAGTAAACACGAGGTCTTGAAGCTGGCTCTGGCTGTTACTTTCTCCATGATCTGCTTACTTCTAGCAGTGATATTTCTAGCATTCGGATGCAGAAGGAAAAGCAGGACGTGGGTCGTAAAGCAGGCCTCTTACAAAGAAGAGACTAATATTTCAGGGCCTTTTTCTTTCCAGACTGATTCAACCACATGGGTGGCTGATGTTAAGCAGGCAACGTCTGTTTCGGTAGTAATTTTTGAGAAGCCATTGTTGAATATAACCTTTGCTGACTTATTATCTGCAACTTCGAATTTCGACCGGGGCACTCTATTGGCAGAGGGCAAGTTTGGCCCTGTATACAGGGGATTTCTACCTGGAGGAATTCATGTGGCTGTGAAAGTTTTGGTTCATGGTTCTACATTGACAGAACGGGAAGCTGCAAGAGAACTCGAGTATCTTGGTCGAATTAAACACCCCAATCTTGTGCCATTAACTGGATATTGCTTGGCTGGGGATCAAAGAATTGCCATCTATGATTATATGGAGAACGGGACCTTGCAGAATTTGCTCCATGACCTGCCATTGGGTGTTCAAACAACGGAGGACTGGAGCACGGATACATGGGAGGAAGTTGACAACAATGGAATAGAAAATGTTGGTTCAGAAGGTACGTTAACAACTTGGAGATTCCGTCACAAAATTGCACTAGGTACTGCTCGAGCGCTCGCATTTCTTCACCATGGGTGTTCGCCTCCAATCATTCACAGAGATGTTAAGGCCAGTAGCGTTTACCTGGATTATAACTTGGAGCCCAGATTATCAGATTTTGGACTGGCTAAGGTTTTTGGCAATGGTCTAAGTGAAGAGATCTCCCGTGGTTCACCCGGTTACACGCCACCAGAGTTCTTACAGCTCGAGAACGACTCTGTAACACCAAAAAGTGATGTATACTGCTTTGGTGTTGTCCTGTTTGAGCTTGTTACTGGTAAGAAGCCAATTGGAGATGAGTATCctgaaggaaaagaaacagatTTGGTGAGTTGGGTTAGAGGACTTGTTAGAAAGAATCAAGGATCAAGAGCTATTGATCCGAAAATTCGAGGTACAGGACTAGATGATCAAATGGAGGAGGCCCTTAAGATTGCATACCTATGCACAGCCGACCTTCCATCTAAACGACCGAGCATGCAGCAGATCGTTGGACTTCTCAAGGACATCGAACCGATGGCTTAGACGATGAACAATCAACAAGAAAAGCATTGGGGTTCTCTTGGGCTCCCTTCTCTGATGCTGCAAGGGGGAAGTGTACAGATTAGTCATCCTGGAAAGAtacgtttttaaaatgtttatgtatttcttctttcctcaTGTCATTGTGCAACATCAGAATTTTATGTCAAATATAGAGTTTGGTCCTGGGAACTGAAAAATGAGGAATTTCCACCAAAAATTTGTTGatattcatttctttcatatCTTTTGTGCACCCTCCAAAGAACAACCAAAGTTCATAGCTAACTTGGTAAACTAGCTGATATGACCAAGGTCATGAATTTTCATCTCCATTCCCCATCCTCTTCTTTTATATGATATGAGAGAGAGACACAACCACTTTCTTATTACTATTTAAACAATCCTCGATCCTTACTGGAGTAGATAGGGGTCAGAGGATTCTTATTAGTGTAAAATAGCCGTAGCCTCATTTATTCTCGGTGAAATAGCAGCTACGCTCCTTGATCCTGAGAGTTTGTACTAATCTCAGTCTCTTGAGCTCTTTATGGTAGCTAGTCTAGATCGATTCttaagagaattgaaaatctTTCTTTGTTAAGATAAATGAGAGATTGAAAATTCTAGACAAAAGAAAGGTTTGGAACCTCTAACCTAGACAAGGATGCACCTTTCCCAAGTCAAGCGATAAGAAAATCTATAAACCTAGGTAGGTTGAGGATGCTGCTGATGATATCCAATGGGTTAGTCCTTTTCCATCATTCTTTTCAATTGAGGGGGCCTCCAAGAGACCTTCAACTTGCCGTGAGCTTTATGGAAATAAAACCATCGCTCACGCTTGGGACCATTGTTGGAGCTCAAATCTATTTCATGTACTTTTGGCTGTAAATAAGAGACATCCCTTTGCATGTGCACCCGTCTGCCCATTATGCCAATTCAGGTAAgttttatgaacttatttcCGTCAATCAACATTAAAACTTGAAGAACATTCATGTAAATATGATCGCAAAACAGCCCTCTAGTAGAATTAAAAACAACGATCCCTCCACCAGCAAAGAACAAGCACAACATCAAACGAGGGAAGGGGGAAGGAAAAGAAGCATTTACTTGATTAGATGGAGTTTGTGGCCACCAACTCCTTTCAACAGCCACAgccattatttaaaaatctcATGCCTGTTGACCCCACCAGCTCAGCTTGGCATTTTTTCAAACAGTTGAAGGACAATGCGAAAATGTGAATCTCACGCATCACCCCACTAAGGATTTGGTGGATTGATGGAGGCGTGTGATGCTGAGTAACATGCCCATTGCCTCTCTACTGAGCCGACAACATTTCCAGTCCCAAAATTGAGTATATAAACTTATAATCGCTTCAAAAGTTGTGgtaaaacaacaagaaaaacCAAAGATATTCACGTTTCTAAAGAACTGATGTGACCACTCACAAACTATTTATCCATGCCCATCACTCCAATTTTGTTACACAATATTATTTCTTGGTGTGATAAGAATAAAGATAAAGATTAAAGGGTACTTTTGCAAAAATGTGTggaatatttaataatgacTTTGGATTAATttgcaataaataaaaaagaaaaagaaaaagcatgGATTCGTTTGATATATTTCTATGCATGCTTGAAATAGTCAACAAAATTCTTATTCTCTACGCCTCTTACTTtaagcaaataaataaaaatattctcataaatatcaaaaatgaatttacgagtttataaacttttaattaattaactttttaattgggccaaattttaaaagaaaaatgcaatgTGTCACGGTCATAGTTGTTCAAAACGTGTTGTTTGTGACTGCGTGTTTGATGTCTCAATCATACTTGTTCAACACATGTTAGACATTCAAAACCCTTTTTACTTGCTTTTATGTTATATAAACCTTTACTATTCTTGTTGGGTCAATAGGGTGTATGATTGGatatcaaaatcatgtctacactcCCTAGTgctctcaaaatgtactagagggatgtgactagttgtcaattcttcctatATGAGTTATGTACTGTTAGAGTCGTGATTGTTGCTTATTCGCTTTTAGTCTATAACAttactttctttaaaattattttcaacgtaTGTCCTctctcacgttttctaaacaCATTTATCTCAGACATGACTCGAGGCTTGAGCATACACCAATATTGTTTGCGAAGTTTGAATCTCACCCGACTAACTTGTTCTCTATtttagaacaagtgtcgcaTAATCGTTGTCTTGCTGCtacaagagtgcgattgtgacacagTACTCCTAGTGCaaatgaatttctttttttcatgatATACCAATAAGAATGGAGGACCCTACGTACATGATTGTTAGAATGAGGATCGGTGGATTTGATGCGAGAGAGGTATATGTATAATTAGATTTTGTGGTATATTTATTTGTAG
This sequence is a window from Cucurbita pepo subsp. pepo cultivar mu-cu-16 chromosome LG04, ASM280686v2, whole genome shotgun sequence. Protein-coding genes within it:
- the LOC111793895 gene encoding probable LRR receptor-like serine/threonine-protein kinase At2g24230, which encodes MGFRLFGSILVLALFFKPMACQQPNTDGFYISEFLKKVGLNSSHVYNFSAPVCTWKGVFCDKDVNVIEFVASGVGLSGAIPDNTVGKLSRLQSLDLSNNKITGFPTDFWSLGLLKRLNLSSNLISGPLGDSICNFGQLESVDISINEFSGKIPESISSLLSLRVLKLDHNRFGGSIPSGILNCRSLVFMDVSCNQLNGSLPDGFGAAFPKLESLNLAGNGIHGRDSDFSGLIALAALNLSGNLFQGSIMGLFKEQLKVLDVSRNQFLGHISQAQLNSSYNWSHLVYLDLSENQLSGDIFHVLERAQNLKYLNLACNRFSSLEFPHVQLLSSLEYLNLSRSGLINHIPPEISNLSHLNTLDISQNHLTGRIPSLSVKNLQILDVSQNNLSGEIPLLLLEKLPWMERFNFSYNNLTFCDSNISFKTLQAAFLGSANSCPIAANPSLFVRKPSKHEVLKLALAVTFSMICLLLAVIFLAFGCRRKSRTWVVKQASYKEETNISGPFSFQTDSTTWVADVKQATSVSVVIFEKPLLNITFADLLSATSNFDRGTLLAEGKFGPVYRGFLPGGIHVAVKVLVHGSTLTEREAARELEYLGRIKHPNLVPLTGYCLAGDQRIAIYDYMENGTLQNLLHDLPLGVQTTEDWSTDTWEEVDNNGIENVGSEGTLTTWRFRHKIALGTARALAFLHHGCSPPIIHRDVKASSVYLDYNLEPRLSDFGLAKVFGNGLSEEISRGSPGYTPPEFLQLENDSVTPKSDVYCFGVVLFELVTGKKPIGDEYPEGKETDLVSWVRGLVRKNQGSRAIDPKIRGTGLDDQMEEALKIAYLCTADLPSKRPSMQQIVGLLKDIEPMA